The Candidatus Omnitrophota bacterium genome includes a window with the following:
- a CDS encoding DUF502 domain-containing protein — MRKNLEAFLKTSLLGGLIVILPVAIIAAVFSWIFHFVTGLIEPLTDIVVARHDVKTIVADVIVIFLITLFCFAVGVVVRTRLGKFLYQVIETRILRVAPGYKLIKDTILQLLGGERKLFSEVALVQLHGDEVLTTAIVTDRHPDGTCTVFVPIGPTPTSGFIYHIKGSCVFPVDVPVDEAMQSIIGCGTGSSRLWEAYKRKKEELAGKS, encoded by the coding sequence ATGAGGAAAAATCTGGAAGCATTTTTAAAGACTTCTCTTCTGGGCGGGCTGATCGTGATCCTTCCCGTGGCCATCATCGCCGCCGTTTTCAGCTGGATCTTTCATTTTGTCACGGGCCTCATCGAGCCGTTGACCGACATTGTGGTTGCCAGGCATGACGTCAAAACGATCGTCGCGGATGTGATCGTGATTTTTCTCATCACCCTGTTTTGTTTCGCGGTCGGGGTGGTGGTCCGGACCCGTCTGGGCAAGTTCCTTTATCAAGTGATCGAGACCAGGATCTTGCGCGTGGCGCCCGGGTATAAATTGATCAAGGACACGATCCTGCAATTGCTGGGAGGCGAGCGCAAGCTTTTCTCCGAGGTCGCCCTGGTCCAGCTGCACGGCGATGAAGTCCTGACCACCGCGATCGTCACGGACCGCCATCCGGACGGCACGTGCACGGTGTTTGTCCCCATCGGCCCGACGCCGACCAGCGGTTTTATTTATCACATCAAGGGGAGTTGTGTTTTCCCGGTGGATGTCCCGGTAGACGAGGCCATGCAGTCCATCATCGGCTGCGGGACCGGGTCTTCCCGGCTTTGGGAGGCGTACAAGCGAAAGAAAGAGGAACTGGCCGGGAAATCTTAG